The DNA window ACCACGACGGTGGCCTATTTTGACGAAGGCAAGGCTTACTTTGCGCATGTTGGAGACAGCAGAGCTTACTGTATTCGTAATAAAAAAATATCCCAAATAACAGAAGATCACTCTTTGGTTCATGAACAGTTGAAAAGTGGTTTAATCACAGAAGAAGAAGCAAAAAATCACCAACTAAAAAATATCATAACAAGATCTGTAGGCGTGCAAGAAGAGGTAGAAACTGATACAATAGTATGGAAGGTGCAAAAAGATGATATTTACCTCCTGTGCTCGGACGGTTTATCAAACATGGTAACAAATAAAGAAATGCAAGATATTGTCGCTTCAACAGACACGGAAACGGCGTCAAGAGCTTTAGTAGACTTGGCCAATGAACGTGGTGGAGATGACAATATTAGCGTTATTTTAATAAGAATAGATGAACTTTAGGGCAAGCTTTATACTGTTAATCAAGAGGCATTCATTGCAATTTTTGCCCATTAAGGTAGTAAGCATTTTGTGCAAAGGTTTTTAGCAAGTTGTTGAAATAATTCAAAAAAGAAAGTTATAGCATGAAAAAACAGAAAAAAAGTACGGTTTTTACCTTCATGTTCATTCCTGAGCGGCATTGGGGCGTTAAAAAGTGGATTGTCAGCAGAAAATGGCTGAAAAATGCGGCTATAGCCATGGCTTGCTTTACCGTTATTTCAGCAATTTCTATAACGTACAGTGCGCGGGACGTATTTTTGTCTTTATCACAAGAAAAAAAAGAAGATCGTATTGAGTTACTTGAAAGCAAAATACGGGTTTTAAAAACAGAGTTGTATGAAGCTCAGGTAACTCTAGCGCGTTTGGATACTTTTGAGCAAAAACTTAGAACGATGGCTCGTGTTGAAAAGAGTGGTTTAGCCATTGGTCCTTTAACGGAAGAAGAGCAAAATATCATTGACCACAAAGAAAATCCTTTGGATTTTTCACAAATTGGAGAAATCAAAGAGGATGATTTTGCTGCACTTGAGATGACCGCAAAAAATATTCAGAGAAAAGCCAGCATCAGGGAGCAGAGCTTGCAGCATTTGTATGAATTGTTAAGAGATCAGAGCTCATTGATTGCCGCTACACCATCAATTTGGCCAGTCCGTGGTTGGGTGTCCTCCCACTATGGTAAGAGGATTTCACCTTTTACTGGGCAAGTAAAGCATCATCATGGGGTTGATATTCCGGCACCAATTGGCACAAAGGTATTGGCAGCGGCAGATGGCGTTGTTATAAAAGTTGCTACAGAAAGTGGCTATGGCAAAGTGGTTAGTATCCGCCATGGCTATGGCATGGTGACGCGTTATGGACATAATTCAAAAAATTTAGTGAAAGTTGGACAAAAAGTGAAGCGTGGAGAAGTTGTTGCTGAAGTTGGGAACACAGGACGTTCTACTGGCCCACACCTTCATTATGAAGTTAGAATCAATGGGGTTCCAGTCAACCCTATGAAGTATATGGTTGACTAAAAAGCTTTGGGGGATAGCTTATAAGTCTACTTAAGTTCACCCATTATAGATTTTAGGGAAATGGTATTGATATGTTGGCAAACATCACAAAAAAAATTTTTGGTACGCAAAACGATAGAGACTTAAAAGCTTTTCAACCATGGGTAGATAAAATTAATCTTTTGGAGCCAGAGATGATGGCTTTGAGTGATCAAGCTTTAAAAGCGAAAACCCAACAGTTTAAAGAGCATTTAGCGCAAATAGCCGATGAAGATAAGCAAATAGCTGAATTGGATAAACTGTTACCAGAAGCCTTTGCTGTATGTAGAGAAGCGGGTAGAAGAGCTTTAGGAATGCGGCACTTTGATGTTCAGTTGATTGGTGGCATAGCGCTTCACCAAGGAAAAATTGCCGAGATGCGCACGGGTGAAGGTAAGACTTTGGTGGCAACTTTACCAGTTTATCTAAATGCCTTGTTGGGAAAAGGTGTTCATGTTGTAACCGTTAATGATTACTTGGCTAAGCGTGATTCAGAGTGGATGGGGCAACTGTATAACTTTTTAGGCTTAACTGTGGGTAATGTTGTCAACGGTATGATGGACGAAGAGCGTAGGGATGCCTATGCCTGTGATGTAACTTATGGTCAGAATAATGAATTTGGTTTTGATTACTTAAGAGATAACATGAAGTATCGTTTGGAAGACTATGTTCAACGTGAGCATTATTTTGCCATTGTTGATGAAGTTGACTCTATTCTAATTGATGAGGCCAGAACGCCTCTTATTATTTCTGGTCCAACCGATGATTCTACAGATAAATATTATGTAGTTAACAAAGTGATTCCGCATTTGACCAACGAAAAAGATTATACACTGGATGAAAAAACCAAAAGTGCCTTGCTGACGGAGCAAGGTGTTGCCAAAGTTGAAGAACTGTTAAAAATAGAGAATTTATATGCTCCAGAACATATGGAGTTGGTTCACCACGTTAACCAAGCTTTAAGAGCACATACTTTATTTCATAAAGATGTAGACTACATGGTTAAAGATGGTGAAGTTATGATTGTTGATGAGTTCACCGGTCGTTTAATGCAGGGTAGACGCTGGTCAGATGGTTTACACCAGGCTATAGAAGCAAAAGAAAATGTTAATATTGAAAACGAGAATCAAACTTTAGCCTCAATTACGTTCCAAAATTACTTTAGGATGTTTAAGAAACTTTCTGGGATGACAGGTACTGCAGAAACGGAAGCTGAAGAGTTTCATAAAATATATAAGCTTGATGTTATGGTTATTCCAACCAATAAGCCTATTGCCAGATTGGATGACCCTGATATCATTTACAGAACAGAACAAGATAAATTTAAATATATTGCAGATGATATCAAGGAAAAAAATGTTCTTGGACAGCCTGTTTTGGTGGGAACCGTTTCTATTGAGAAGTCAGAAAAACTTTCTAATTATCTTAAACGTTTGGGTGTAAAACACAATGTTCTCAATGCAAAGCAACATGAAAATGAGGCGGGTATTGTTAAGCATGCTGGACAAAAAGGCCAAGTGACGATTGCTACAAATATGGCCGGTCGTGGAACAGATATTGTCTTGGGTGAGGGCGTTGTTGATTTAGGTGGTTTGCATATTATTGGTACTGAAAGACATGAGTCAAGACGTATTGATAACCAGCTTAGAGGACGTGCTGGTCGGCAAGGTGATCCTGGGTCCTCACGTTTTTACTTGTCACTAGAAGATGACTTGATGCGTATTTTTGCCAGCGATTGGGTGCAAAAACTGCTTGATTGGGCTGGTATGAAAGACGGCGAAGCCATTGAGCATAAAATGACAACCAAAGCCATTGAAAATGCGCAAAGAACCATTGAAGGGCAAAACTTTGATATTCGTAAGCACCTTTTAAAATATGACGATGTCATGAATCAACAACGGCAAGTTATTTATTCTCAACGTAAAGCGGTTTTAGGTGAAGGTGCTATTGATAAAATTCTAGAAGACGACATAGAAGCTGTAGCGGAAGAGCTGGTTCTACAACATACAAACCAGGGTGATAGTCAAGAGTGGGATTGGGACAGCTTAGAAGACAACTTAAAGCGGGTTTTTAACTTTAGTGATGATCAACTCAATACAATTAAAACGGGTCAATACAAAAGCCAGGAAGACTTAAGAGATGTGTTGTGCGATGAAGCTCTGGCTAACCTTAAGGACAAGCAGGAACAACACTCTTCTGAGTTGATGGATGCTATTAAAAGAGAAATAAAACTCAGAACCATAGATGGCCTGTGGAAAGATCATTTATTGAATATGGATCACCTTAAAGAAGCTGTTGGTTGGGAAGGCTACGCACAAAAAGATCCCTTGGTAGTCTATAGGATTAAGGGTTTTGAGATGTTTTCTCAGATGCTGTACTCGATTTCGCAGACAAGTTTGGAAAGAATATTTCATGTTCAAGTCAATGTTTCAGAGCAGGATGATGCACAAGAAATGTTTGCTCAAAGAAGTCAACAAAGATCAAAAACAGGTCGAGGCCAAGGAATAGCTTTGCCCAATAGACCAAAAGCCAATGATACCAATATTCATACAACTGTTCGCAGAGAGGGTGAAAAGGTAGGCAGGAATGACCCCTGTCCATGTGGCTCGGGTAAAAAATATAAAAAATGTCATGGAGCAGACTGAAGTGAAAGACACAGATCAACATCAAGCAGAGTGTATAGTCCCAGAAACCTTTGAAGGTTGGGCAACTTTACATTTAATGTACACCATTGACTGGAGAAAGTGGTCTCTTTTAAGTGAAGGTGAGCAAGAGCAAAACTTGGGACAGCTGCAGCATTTCTTAGAAAATAATGAGACGCTTGACAATGAACAAGGACATTCAGCCATCTTTGCTCAGCTGGGTCATAAAGGTGACTTGATGTTGCTGCATTTTCGTAAAACTTTAGAGCAGTTAAAACAGGTAGAAAATGAATTTGCTTTACTCAATATTGCAGACTTTTTAGAAAAAAAACATTCTTATGTGTCTTATGTAGAGCTTGGCATGTATGCATTTACCCATAAATTACATGCGGAATTATTGGATAAGGGTTTAAAACCAAACTCAGATGAGTGGCAAAGCGCATGGACAGAAAATATGAAAGAGCAAGAGGCGCGCGTTCATAACCGTTTATTTACAAATATTCCAGATGAAAAGTATCTTTGTTTTTACCCCATGAATAAACTGCGCAACGATGTGAATAACTGGTACACCGTTCCGTTTGAAAAACGTCAGAGTATGATGCTTGAACATGGCATGATTGGTCGAAAGTACGCAGGTAAAGTCAATCAAATTATATCTGGCAGTATTGGTTTTGATGACTGGGAGTGGGGTGTAGATTTGTTTGCCAATGATCCCATTGTATTTAAAAAGCTGGTTTATGAAATGCGCTATGATGAAGCCAGTGCTCTTTACGGTGAGTTTGGTCCATTTTATATTGCCTACAGACTCAGACCCAATGATCTTGAAGGTTTTTTTGTGAGTTAAAAAAGCCAGTTAAGCCAAAGGCCATGATGCAGTGATCTTGGATAAAGTTTAATGCTTACATCAATAGGGCTATTGTATCAGCTATTTTAAGCCTATGATTTTTGAGTGCATTGAAACTAAACAACTGCTTTTCAAATTATTAAATAAATTATTTTTTCTCAACCGTTACAGGTTTGTTATTGCTTTTTACGGGGTTGGGAATAGGTTTTTTTACGCGTTTACTTGGTTTTTTATCATCGTCGTTGAATGGCTTATGTTTAAACTTCTTTTTACCGTTGCCTTTTCTCTTCTTACCCTTTTTGGCATTGTTTTTTTCGTCGTTGCGATGGTCTTTTTCTTTTTGAACAATGATATAGTCAGCCAAGAAAATCAGTTCCCCCACTTCTAAGGCAAACTTTGGAGTTTTTTCTTCTTCTTTATCTTTCTTCAAAGCAGTCACTTTTCTTAAGCGGTCTTGCATTTTTGGATTCACCACTCTACTGGCATCAATAGCTAAATTGAAACGATCTTCATTTTTCCAAGAAAATTCAGTTTTTAAAGCTTCAAGCAATTGCGGTCTTAATGCTTCAGCACGGTCTTTCCAACTGGGTCTTTTGGGTTTTAAAGCTTCTGCATTGTTACCTGGAGATGATTGAGCAGCATCATTTTGATTGTTTTGTTCATCTGCATGGCTGGCTTCGGTGTCTGGAGTTTTTGTTGTATCACCTTGCTCTTTTGGAGCCGCAGTTTCTTGATTTTCAGTGCTGGTTTCTTGGTTTACAGTAATGGCTTGATCTTCTTCAGTAGAAGAAGTATCTGGGGATGTGTTTTCTTGAAGGTCTTGAGATGTCTCAGTATTGTTTTGTTCAAGCTGTTCATCTAACGCAACTTTTTCTTGGATTTTCTCCTCAGGTTTAGAGACAGACTTTGTTTCATGTGTTTTCATCAGCTGAGATTGGATTGTTAGTAGCTTTTTTATTTCTAGACCTGTAAATTCAGTTACTGTTTTCATCTTATCGTTACCTTTTATTTTATTATGCACTGTTTGAGCGTTAAAACGCCAAGTACCACACAAATTGCGCATTTTGCTAGACTTGTCAATGTAATTTCTTCATTTAACAGGACGCTGTAGGTTATGGCTAATAAAATCCAAGCTCAAATGCATAGAAATGTTTGCAAGGATAAGATTTTTTGTTAGTTCATGCATATGAGACAAGTTACTATTTTATCTACGCTTTTTGTTTTGAGTCTTTTTTTTATTCCTCTATCTTCAGCCATGACCAATAAGTCGGTGACCAAAGAAAAAGACATAGAGACAGAGAAAATTAAATATTCATGGGATGATCAAGAATTTCATGGCTATTTGGCCAAGCCTAAAAAATTAAAAAAGCATACACCCGCGATATTGATTGTGCACGAGTGGTGGGGGCACAATGCCTACGCTCAAAAAAGAGCGGAAATGTTGGCAGAGGAAGGCTATATTGCTTTGGCTATTGATATGTATGGTAATGGAGAAAAAGCTCAGCACCCGTCTGAAGCAGGCAAAATGGCATCGCGCGTGAGTGGAAATATTGATTTAATGAAAAAAAGATTTCATGCAGGTATGAAAATTTTATCATCACAAGCGATGGTTGATGGTGATCGTATTGCTGCTCTGGGGTACTGCTTTGGCGGTGGAGTTGTTTTGCAAATGGCGCGAGAACGTTTACCGTTAACTGCAGTTATCAGCTATCACGGCAGTCTTTCTACAAGCCAGCCTGTAAAAGGTACAGAAGAAATGCCTAAGGTTTTAGTTTTTCATGGCAGTGACGATCCATTGGTTAGTGAGGAAGATCTAGAGAAATTTAAACAAGAAATGAAGGCTGCACAAGCAGACTATGATGTAGTTGAGTTTCCTGGAGTTAAACATGCTTTTACCAACCCTGATGCAACGGAATTAGGTGAGAAATTTTCTCTGCCTCTAGAGTATAACAAAAAAGCAGATCAAGCGTCATGGGAACGAAGTTTGATGTTTCTTAAGAACGTTTTTACCCAGACCAAACAAAAAACAGTTAAAGCAAAAGTAGTTAATGAAAACCAAAAAGCCGAACCCAAAGAAGAAAAAAAAGAGCTGTAAGCTGGTGTAAAACAAACCCTTACGTCCATGCACAAAAAAAGTAAAAAGACTCGTTCTCGTCTGGTTTTTGAAAAAGGAAGAGTCTTATCACATAGGCCCAAGCTTAATTTTCAAAAAACCCAATCCCAATTTTTACGGGATCCTTATTTTTATTTGTTGGATTCAGGCTGGTCAAGTTACTTCATTTTTTTTGTAATGGCTTTTGTTTTAGTTAATGCTTTATTTGCAGGTCTTTACTGTTACAGCTCTGCTCAAATTTCAGCTTTAGATAAAAATAGTTTTCTGCAGGGCTTTTTTTTTAGTGTACAAACTTTTTCTACAGTGGGTTATGGCATGATGTCACCACAAAATGCAGTAGCCAACACACTGGTATCCATACAAATTATGGTAGGGGTTCTATATACAGCTGGTTTTACAGGTTTGTTTTTTGCTAAACTCTCCAAACCTAAAGTCAAAATTATGTTCAGTAAAAATATGTTAATCCATAAACAAAATGGTCAAGATGTTTTAATGTTTAGAGTCGCCAACCAAAGAGCCAATGCTATTGTTATGGCAGAAATGACGGTGAATGCTTTAATTGATGAGATCAGCCAAGAAGGAGAGCATAGTAGAACCATTAAAAATCTAAAACTACAAAGAAAAAAAACATCTCTATTTGCGCTGTCTTGGAGCGTTTATCATGTTATTAATGATGATAGTCCTTTGCATGATTTTAGAGAAAACAAAGATGAACATCCGATGATTGCTTTATCTGTTATGTTAACCGGTTATGATGGAACCCAATCACAAACCATTTATAAAAACCATGTTTATTATCCTGAAGATATAAAATTTGATGCTTATTTTGAGGATATTGTTGAAGTGAATGATATGGAAGAGCTGAGTATTAGATACGAAAACTTTCATCAAATAAAAAACAAGGGCTAAAGAAATTTTCTTTTGGCGTTCAGTTTCTGAAAAACAGTATAAATATTTAATATAATTGCATTATTGTGTATAATGGAAGTATGCGTTATTTTAGTTTGTTTAACTTATGGATTCTTTTATTTTTTGCGAGTTCGTGCAGTCAAAGTAACAGTCCCTACAAGCTAAGAACTTTTCATACCAGCCCAGATTTAGGGGCGTTTAAATTAACAGTAGATGATAAAGAGCATGCTGAACAACTTAGTTACGCTGAAGTAACACCATATAAAGCAGTTAATAAAAAAATTCTTGATTATAAAGCTTACAATGAACAAGAAGAGCTTCTTTTTGCTATATCGCATACCTTTAGTCAGAAGGGGGACTATACATTAGTTGTTTCAGGTTACAGTAATGATTTAGACTTTATTATTATTGATGATGAAAAGCCTGAAATTAATAGCAATCAAACGGCTATGCGCTTTTGGAATGGGGTATTATCTAGCTCTGCTTATGATATATATGTTACTTTGCCTGGATCTGGTTTAAATGAAGCGACGATAGATTTTTTGAACTTTGATTATGCAACGGCTTCAACATATTTGAAATTAACATCGGGTAGCTATCAAGTAAGAATCACGGAACCGGGAAGTACTAGCAACCTTGTAGCCAATGAAATTATGAGTTTTTCTGCTGGTAAGGTTTATACGATAGCCTTAATTGAAAAAGCAGGAGGTGGGACTCCTTATGAGCTTGTAGTGTTGGAAGACAATAGTTTATTTTAAATGTCACCAGTAGAAAAAAAAATATTACTTTTGGGTAAAGGTTATGTAGCGCAAGCTTTTGCCCAAAGAATATCAGACGATTTCCCTTGGATAAATTTGACAATCACCTCTAGAGAGAAGCCGGAATGTGTTTATTTTGAACTAGAAAAACAAGCCTCTTGGGAAAATATTACTGATGAGTATGATGCCTGTGTTTGGACTTTTCCTGTCTATGACTTGAAACTGTTTCAACAGTTTTTTAATCAAAAGAAGAGTCTTTTTAAAAAGTTTATTCTACTTGGAACAACAAGCAGTTACAACATTGATTATGATCAGCAAATGATTCATGAGCAATCTGATTTGGATGTTGAGCACAAACGCTACGCTGTTGAAAAGTATCTTTTGCAGCATGAAGGAATCATTTTACGCTGTGCCGGTATTTATGGGCCAGAAAAGAACCCTTTAAACTGGGTAAAGCAAGGAAAAATTAAATCACCTCCCCAAAAATATGTAAACTGGATACATGTTTCTGACTTGGTACAGTTTATTGTCCATGCAATCCTGTATGGAAAAATGGGTGAAAGCTATATTGCAGCAGATGGATGTCCCGTCCAATGGCAAGCGTTTTATGATTATTACAAGGTGAGGCCAGTAGAAAATAAAACAAACTCAAAAAAGCTATCTAAAAAAATCAATAATCAATGGACTCTAGAACAGTTAAAAGTTGATCTCAATTACCCTAGTATTTTGCTAGGGCAGTGTAAATCTTAATTAAGCTGTTGCCGCTCAAATTCAAATAAAAACTTGAAGGTGAGTTTGGCAGATTCATCCTCAGCAAAGCAATTTAAATGGACCTGGATGTACTTCTTCTATGGAGTTTAAAGTAATAGATAGCATATCAGATGGACATAGTACAAAAGGGTCTGTGCAGTTTTCGAGTGTTATTTTATTATTTGATGTGGCAGATTTGATGTTTATGAACAACAAAACTAAAGCACAACAACAATATACGCATTTTTTTTTGCAAATTGGTCTCCCCAAGACAATAACAGTATTTTATCGTAAGGATCCAGCATGCAATAATTCTACGTGTCAAGCTGCAAAACGTTGTTTAACAAGGACAATTCAATTAACTATTTACGTTTAACACTTCGCATATTAGCAGCGAGAATCTTTTTACGCATTCTAATGGTGCTGGGTGTGATTTCAATCCATTCGTCATCATCAATCCACTCAATGCTGTCTTCAAGGCTCATTTTTTTTGTTCCTGCTAAAGTCACTAACACATCAGCATTGGCAGCTCTAAAGTTGGTCAGTTTTTTTTCGCGACAAACATTAATATTGAGATCAGTGTCTTTGTTAAATTGCCCCACAATCATGCCTTCATAAACTTTGGTGCCTGGATCAATAAAAAATATTCCTCTGTCTTCTAGCCCTAATAAAGCATACTCTGTAGAGTCTCCCGTTCTGTCAGCAATCAAAGCACCTTGACTCCTATGTAAAAAAGATTTGGTATTTTCTTTATATCCGTCCAATTGAGAACTCATCAAGCCTTGACCTTTGGTGATGGATAAAAACTTGGAACGCGTTCCTAAAAGACCTTTGGTTGGGATAGTAAATTCAAGGCGAACTCGCTGTTGAGATGTGTCTTGCGTGTTGGCATTGGCTTCATATTTACTCAAAACGCCACCACGGTTTTGAAACAATTGAGAAAGGTCACCCACAGACTCTTCAGGAACATCCAGAACTGCAATTTCATAGGGCTCCAATGTTTTGCCATTTTCATCTTGTTGCGTTAAAACCAAAGGTTTTCCCACTAAAAACTCAAGCCCTTCACGGCGCATTTGTTCAATTAAAATAGCCAACTGCAATTCACCGCGCGCTAAAACTCTAAATTGGTCAGAGCTTTCTGTTTCTTCAAAGCGTAAAGCAACGTTTTGTCTGACTTCTCGCAGTAAGCGTTCGCGTAATTTTCTGGACTGGATAGCTTCACCATCTTGACCGGAAAATGGCGAGTTATTGATAGAGAAAATCATCGATAAGGTAGGCTTTTCAACATTGATACGTTCAAGAGCAGCAATATCTGCGTTAGCAGCAAGTGTATCACCAATTTCAAACTTGTCAGTCCCAGCCACAATACCAATATCTCCAGCATGCAACTGATCAACATCAACTTGCTTTAGACCTTGATAAGTAAAAAGTTTGGTAACGGTAAAGTTTTCTTGCAGAGGCTCTTGATGATTTTTCAGTCCATGGCGAACAATTTTTTGTCCTTTTTGGATAGTGCCGGAATTGATTTTACCAATAGCTAAGCTACCAACGTAGTCAGAGTAAGCCAGGTTTGAAATTAGCATTTGAAAATCTTGGTCAGCAACAATTTTTGGAGCTGGAAAGTCATCAAGAATCAGCTCAAACAGAGGCTTTAAGTCAGCGGTTTTATTGCCTGCAACCAAATCTTCAATTTCATCTTTATCATTTGTACACCAGCCTTCACGACCACAAGCATAAATAATTGGGAAATCTAGTTGTTCATCTGTCGCTTCAAGCTCCATAAATAACTCTAAGACTTCATCAACCACTTCTGAGATTCGGTTAGAATGCCTACACTCGTTCCGATCAACCTTATTAATAACCAGAGCAATTTTATGACCTTTAGCCAAAGCTTTTTGGAGAACAAAGCGAGTTTGAGGCAGTGGCCCCTCTGCGGCATCAACCAAAAGAATGGCACCATCAACCATATTCATGATACGTTCAACTTCACCGCCAAAGTCAGCGTGTCCAGGCGTGTCTACAATGTTGACTTTAATATCACCAACAGTGATTGATGTGTTTTTGGCTAAAATAGTGATCCCGCGCTCGCGCTCAAGGTCCATGGAGTCCATAACACGTTCATCTACACTTTGATGTTCAGCAAAAGTTCCTGCTTGTTTTAATAAAAAGTCAACCAAAGTGGTTTTGCCGTGGTCAACGTGGGCAATGATACAAACGTTTCTAAAATTCATTGGCGGGAGTTTACGGCTTTTTTTCATAAGGTCAAGGCAAAACTTGCCGAGCAAGGTGTTTTTTGGCTAATGTCGCATTTGAAAAACTATGTAAATATTTTGTAGGGGTAAGTAGCTAAAATTAAAAGAAATCATTTGGCATTAAGGTTGCTGTATATTGATTATGATAGTGAAAAATAATTATAATAAAAAAAAGAATTTGGTTTTTTTTCTTAGCATTCTTTTTTCTAGCTTTGTTTATGCTCAGACTGTCAGCCAATATTGGGATTCATTCCAAGCCAATCAAATGAATTCTGAAATATCAGGTGATCAAATAAAACTATGCATGACATTAAAGATGCTCGTTTTACCTGAAGCAAAAAAAAATACCGATTACTTGCGAGATGTTTCTGCTAGCGGAAATGTTTTTCGCTATATGAGAAGTCATTGCCAAGCAAAATACTTTAATAGATATTTAGAGTTACTTGATGATTTGCAGAAAGATATTTTAATTACCCAAAAAATTTTGAAGAAGGATTTTTCAAAAAATTGGACCATGAAAAGTTTGCAAAAAACATTTACGGATTATTGGCGAGCAGATCCTCAGTATGATTTAAACTGTTATGCTAAAAATATAAAGTTGAATGTTGAACAAAAATATATTTTATATTTAGCAATAACTGAATTAAAGCATAAATTTTTTTTAGGGCTTGAAGTCAACGGTTCTAGTCAGAGACAAATTATATTAAAATTGTATGAACGTGTTTATGGTCTGAAAAAAAAGATTGATAAAAAATATCAACTTGACCCTGAGCTTGCAAAAATGATTCTAGAGTTAAAAGAGGAAGCTTTGTTGGAAGCAAAAGATCATCACCTTATTCATGAAGCTCTGATTAATGAGCTAATTGCAAAAGTTCTAAGATCTAGATCTAATATTATTGAATGAATATAAAAAGAAGGCTCAGCTATCTTTAATAGGGTCATCAATATCGTCTGGCAATTTATATTTATCAGCTGTATTTGCTTTACCTTTGGTGTATCGATCAAATAGAGTGTCCCACTCTAATTCAACATGCCCACCGTTTACTTCATGTCTGTGTTTGAAAGCAGACAATAACTCTAGACAGGCATGGTCAATAAATGCCAAGTTTTCAACGTGAAAACAGACGTTTGTCCCAGTATCAATGGTTTCTAATTCATGTCCCAGCTCAGGGAGCGCCAAAAAAGTAGCAGAGCCGTGCAGTATAATTTCTATAGTATTGTTGTTTACTTTTCTTTCAATGTCTAAGTGAGAAAGAGAGTAGACCAACTTGACTGTGGATAAAACTAAACCAATAACAATACCGTTGAGTAGGTTTAAACACACGATACCTAAAATAGTAGCTGAAAAAATAAATATAACGGGCTTACCGTATTTGAATAAAGATCGAATTGCAGGGATATTAAGTAATTTAAAACCGACATAAATTAATATTGCCGCTAAACTTGCGTTTGGGATTAACGCCAATAAACTGGGAAAAAATAAGATGAACACCAGTATCCAGAGGGCATGCAGTATAGAAGAAGCGTTGGATGAGGCTCCTGCATCAACATTAGCTGTGGATCTGCTGATCACACCAGTTACTGGAGAAGCACCTAAAATGCCACAAATGACATTGGCGATACCTTGGGCAACAAGCTCTTTACTATAATTGGTTCTTGGACCATTATGCATACGTGCTACAGCACTTGCACACAGCAATGTTTCAGTGGTACCAATAAAGGCAAGGGCTACGGCGGCCATAATGATATCGCCGCTAAAACTCTTGGTCCAAAGATCCAATTTAGGCAGGTTTATGATGTTTAAGATACTGCTGGGTACATCAACGTATTGAATATCCAAAGCCATAAGTTGAGAAACAGCAACTGCTGATAAAACACCCAACAATGCACCTGGGAGCGCTTTAAGATGTTTTGGTTTGAAACGCTCCCAAAATATTAATACAAGCAGAGTTAGGGTGCCAATCAGAGCAGCACTACTTTGGCTTGGA is part of the bacterium genome and encodes:
- a CDS encoding ion channel; translation: MHKKSKKTRSRLVFEKGRVLSHRPKLNFQKTQSQFLRDPYFYLLDSGWSSYFIFFVMAFVLVNALFAGLYCYSSAQISALDKNSFLQGFFFSVQTFSTVGYGMMSPQNAVANTLVSIQIMVGVLYTAGFTGLFFAKLSKPKVKIMFSKNMLIHKQNGQDVLMFRVANQRANAIVMAEMTVNALIDEISQEGEHSRTIKNLKLQRKKTSLFALSWSVYHVINDDSPLHDFRENKDEHPMIALSVMLTGYDGTQSQTIYKNHVYYPEDIKFDAYFEDIVEVNDMEELSIRYENFHQIKNKG
- the typA gene encoding translational GTPase TypA, yielding MNFRNVCIIAHVDHGKTTLVDFLLKQAGTFAEHQSVDERVMDSMDLERERGITILAKNTSITVGDIKVNIVDTPGHADFGGEVERIMNMVDGAILLVDAAEGPLPQTRFVLQKALAKGHKIALVINKVDRNECRHSNRISEVVDEVLELFMELEATDEQLDFPIIYACGREGWCTNDKDEIEDLVAGNKTADLKPLFELILDDFPAPKIVADQDFQMLISNLAYSDYVGSLAIGKINSGTIQKGQKIVRHGLKNHQEPLQENFTVTKLFTYQGLKQVDVDQLHAGDIGIVAGTDKFEIGDTLAANADIAALERINVEKPTLSMIFSINNSPFSGQDGEAIQSRKLRERLLREVRQNVALRFEETESSDQFRVLARGELQLAILIEQMRREGLEFLVGKPLVLTQQDENGKTLEPYEIAVLDVPEESVGDLSQLFQNRGGVLSKYEANANTQDTSQQRVRLEFTIPTKGLLGTRSKFLSITKGQGLMSSQLDGYKENTKSFLHRSQGALIADRTGDSTEYALLGLEDRGIFFIDPGTKVYEGMIVGQFNKDTDLNINVCREKKLTNFRAANADVLVTLAGTKKMSLEDSIEWIDDDEWIEITPSTIRMRKKILAANMRSVKRK
- a CDS encoding DUF4397 domain-containing protein produces the protein MRYFSLFNLWILLFFASSCSQSNSPYKLRTFHTSPDLGAFKLTVDDKEHAEQLSYAEVTPYKAVNKKILDYKAYNEQEELLFAISHTFSQKGDYTLVVSGYSNDLDFIIIDDEKPEINSNQTAMRFWNGVLSSSAYDIYVTLPGSGLNEATIDFLNFDYATASTYLKLTSGSYQVRITEPGSTSNLVANEIMSFSAGKVYTIALIEKAGGGTPYELVVLEDNSLF
- a CDS encoding SulP family inorganic anion transporter; protein product: MLHSLYIKTIKDLSPSLVVFLISLPLGMGVALASGLPPALGLITGIVGGIVVGFLGGAPLQISGPSAGLAVIIFEMVQKYGLEVFALIVVLSGLMQFLGGFLKLGRYFRAVSPAVIRGMLSGIGVLIIVGQMHVVLDAQLYESGLKNLIMIPHAIFNAFVTRSDPSQSSAALIGTLTLLVLIFWERFKPKHLKALPGALLGVLSAVAVSQLMALDIQYVDVPSSILNIINLPKLDLWTKSFSGDIIMAAVALAFIGTTETLLCASAVARMHNGPRTNYSKELVAQGIANVICGILGASPVTGVISRSTANVDAGASSNASSILHALWILVFILFFPSLLALIPNASLAAILIYVGFKLLNIPAIRSLFKYGKPVIFIFSATILGIVCLNLLNGIVIGLVLSTVKLVYSLSHLDIERKVNNNTIEIILHGSATFLALPELGHELETIDTGTNVCFHVENLAFIDHACLELLSAFKHRHEVNGGHVELEWDTLFDRYTKGKANTADKYKLPDDIDDPIKDS